The following are from one region of the Halarcobacter sp. genome:
- the cysE gene encoding serine O-acetyltransferase, which yields MNDEKDIHQKIKEKILEEQKELGLWKQIKEDFTVPKLNDPALDSSFELFFNYPGVWAIINHRIANKLYNKGWIKLSRALVGISSLFTKTDIHPAATIGRRVFIDHAIGVVIGATAIIEDDVLIYQGVTLGGVSLDKGKRHPTIRANSVIGSGAKVLGNIIIGKNGKIGANSVVICDVPKNSTAVGVPAKVIKRDDKNGRLDHSDLPDINKEMFEYLLKRVALLEHAVRDHDGIDLANEDHDLECIYKKFISAMNSIEK from the coding sequence ATGAATGATGAAAAAGATATACATCAAAAGATAAAAGAAAAAATTTTAGAGGAACAAAAAGAGTTAGGTCTTTGGAAACAAATAAAAGAAGATTTTACTGTACCAAAACTAAACGACCCAGCTTTAGATTCAAGCTTTGAACTTTTTTTTAATTACCCAGGTGTTTGGGCAATAATTAATCATAGAATTGCAAATAAACTTTACAATAAAGGTTGGATAAAACTATCAAGGGCTTTAGTTGGTATTAGTTCTTTATTTACAAAAACAGATATTCATCCAGCTGCAACTATTGGAAGAAGAGTTTTTATTGACCATGCTATTGGTGTTGTTATTGGAGCAACAGCAATTATTGAAGATGATGTTTTAATCTATCAAGGTGTAACACTTGGAGGTGTTAGCTTAGATAAAGGGAAAAGACACCCTACAATTAGAGCTAACTCAGTAATAGGAAGTGGAGCAAAGGTTTTAGGAAATATAATCATTGGAAAAAATGGTAAAATTGGAGCAAACTCTGTAGTTATTTGTGATGTACCTAAAAACTCTACGGCTGTTGGTGTTCCAGCAAAAGTGATTAAAAGAGATGACAAAAATGGAAGACTTGACCACAGTGATCTTCCAGATATCAATAAAGAGATGTTCGAGTATTTATTAAAAAGAGTTGCCTTACTTGAACATGCAGTAAGAGATCATGATGGAATTGATTTAGCAAATGAAGACCATGATTTGGAATGTATTTACAAAAAATTTATTAGTGCGATGAACTCAATAGAAAAATAA
- a CDS encoding sulfite exporter TauE/SafE family protein, with protein sequence MTFELILFGLTAGFVSGFFGLGGGTVLTPILVIAGFAMKEAIAISIMQMVFSSIYGSFLNSKKAKHIFKDGIILGIGGSLGGLLNSFIHSLVSDIFLQYVFIVIIIFSIIKIFVSPAEHNQEVKHHSKLVLILVGFVVGVIAMSIGVGGAIMLIPILVSFMKYPLKSATSLSLFFVIFSSLAGFTSLTITGQMPFHEGLIIGLASLVGVFFGIKTKNTTGAKNYKKSILVMNLIILCTMVYKTIL encoded by the coding sequence ATGACTTTTGAACTAATACTATTTGGGTTAACAGCTGGTTTTGTTTCTGGTTTCTTTGGATTAGGAGGAGGAACAGTTTTAACTCCCATTTTAGTTATCGCAGGGTTTGCTATGAAAGAAGCAATTGCTATATCTATTATGCAAATGGTATTTAGTTCTATTTATGGATCTTTTCTAAACTCTAAAAAAGCAAAACATATATTTAAAGATGGGATAATACTAGGTATTGGTGGTTCTTTAGGTGGACTTTTAAATAGTTTTATCCACTCCTTAGTTTCTGATATTTTTTTACAATATGTTTTTATTGTAATAATTATCTTCTCTATAATTAAAATATTTGTATCACCTGCTGAACATAATCAAGAGGTAAAACACCATAGTAAACTAGTTTTAATCTTAGTTGGTTTTGTTGTAGGAGTGATTGCTATGAGTATTGGTGTAGGAGGAGCAATTATGCTTATACCTATATTAGTTAGCTTTATGAAATATCCTTTAAAATCAGCTACAAGTTTAAGTTTATTTTTTGTAATTTTCTCTTCTCTTGCAGGATTTACATCTTTAACTATAACTGGACAGATGCCTTTTCATGAAGGTTTAATTATAGGTTTAGCATCACTTGTAGGTGTATTTTTTGGGATAAAAACTAAAAATACTACAGGAGCTAAAAATTATAAAAAATCTATACTAGTAATGAATCTAATAATTTTATGTACTATGGTTTATAAAACAATATTATAA
- a CDS encoding aconitase family protein: MDIVNSFEIEGEVFYFYDLKKVFSSNKRLKNLPIVLKILLESNLRKATSEEQFNNIINIFENRRGDKINFYPSRLVLEEFSELPIFIDLAVLRDKVNLLGADVKKVNPQILIDLIIDNSFLEVEDKSLKDKEINLVEEKYHFIKWASKNFTNLRIIPPGSGICNQVNLEFLSTILHVERKENKFFLYPETILGTDSHATMINSLGVLGFRIDSIESQLAILGLPIKIDFPKVIGINIFGKLNNAVTSSDLITYLIEKLKASNINGELVEFFGEGLEYLTLEDRSFISVAAPKYNASCSYFAIDNKTIRYFNKTRGNEDYGKLIKSYLENQELFFSNENLDYDKTIEFDLSSVYPNIKDKKNLNECLTSLKSFPLMKKGDFLKDGDIVLSILITSKLSLHHLIHSLLLAKKAVELGIKVKKNINAKFVIDTNIKKEHLESLDLIKYIDELGFEILYDNYIFNTNEIDEDIKKDILKNNLNLCSISSQNIDFLKNSSNLIKSNYITSSSLVVFFSLVGNVKFDFENDIIEIIDNKAVYLKDIWPTNREVVSYLGKVDYTLYKEIYKDIYKGNEFWQNLDVELSGVYNWNPSSTYIQALQIISERDAKHNFEIEDAEILSLFGDYISTEQILPSKNISLYSPTARYLEEKGVKSFEYNDFESRCGNFEVMIRNLFDTSSIKNLMISKEGAYTIDYENSEIVPIFEKALKSKSKNISQIIIAGKEFGKGKTKYWAIRALKIIGVEVILAKSFDEKYRKHLINFGILPLEFIDDDIESLKLKGDEKFTITSENIKEKSILDATIKKGNIDISIELKCRLDNFEEIKHYKEGGVLNLLFKNILNDSL; the protein is encoded by the coding sequence TTGGATATTGTAAATAGTTTTGAAATAGAAGGTGAAGTTTTTTATTTTTATGATTTAAAAAAAGTGTTTAGTAGTAATAAAAGATTAAAAAATCTTCCTATTGTTTTAAAAATCTTATTAGAATCAAATTTAAGAAAAGCTACTAGTGAAGAGCAGTTTAATAATATCATTAATATTTTTGAAAATAGAAGAGGTGATAAAATTAACTTTTATCCTTCAAGATTAGTCTTAGAAGAGTTCAGTGAACTTCCAATATTTATCGATTTAGCAGTTTTAAGAGATAAAGTTAATCTTTTGGGTGCGGATGTAAAGAAAGTAAATCCTCAAATATTAATAGATTTAATTATTGATAATAGTTTTTTAGAAGTAGAGGATAAATCTTTAAAAGATAAAGAGATAAATCTAGTTGAAGAAAAATATCACTTTATAAAATGGGCCTCAAAGAATTTTACAAACTTAAGAATAATTCCTCCTGGTTCTGGGATATGTAATCAAGTAAATTTAGAGTTTCTTTCAACTATTTTACATGTTGAAAGAAAAGAAAACAAGTTTTTTTTATATCCCGAAACTATATTAGGTACAGATAGCCATGCAACAATGATAAATTCATTGGGTGTACTTGGTTTTAGAATTGATAGTATAGAATCACAGCTTGCTATTTTAGGTTTACCTATTAAAATAGATTTTCCCAAAGTTATTGGTATTAATATATTCGGCAAACTTAATAATGCTGTAACTTCATCTGATTTGATAACATATCTAATTGAAAAACTAAAAGCTTCAAATATAAACGGTGAATTAGTAGAGTTTTTTGGTGAAGGTTTAGAATATTTGACTTTAGAAGATAGATCTTTCATATCAGTAGCAGCACCTAAATATAATGCTTCATGTTCATATTTTGCAATAGATAACAAAACAATTAGATATTTTAATAAAACAAGAGGCAATGAGGATTATGGAAAATTAATCAAAAGTTATTTAGAGAATCAAGAACTTTTTTTCAGTAATGAAAATCTGGATTATGATAAAACTATTGAGTTTGATTTATCATCTGTTTATCCAAATATAAAAGATAAAAAAAATTTAAATGAGTGTTTGACAAGTTTAAAAAGTTTTCCATTAATGAAAAAGGGAGATTTTTTAAAAGATGGTGATATTGTTTTATCTATACTTATTACGTCTAAACTTAGTCTTCATCACTTAATTCACTCTTTACTACTTGCAAAAAAAGCTGTCGAATTAGGAATAAAAGTTAAAAAAAATATAAATGCTAAATTTGTAATTGATACAAATATAAAAAAAGAGCATTTGGAGAGTTTAGATTTAATTAAATATATTGATGAACTAGGTTTTGAAATCTTATATGATAATTATATTTTTAATACAAATGAAATAGATGAGGATATAAAAAAAGATATATTAAAAAACAACCTAAATTTATGCTCTATAAGTTCACAGAATATAGATTTTTTGAAAAACAGTAGTAACTTAATAAAATCAAATTATATTACTTCTTCTTCATTGGTAGTATTTTTTTCTTTGGTTGGAAATGTAAAATTTGATTTTGAAAATGATATTATAGAGATTATTGATAATAAAGCAGTTTATCTTAAAGATATATGGCCAACAAATAGGGAAGTTGTGTCTTATCTTGGAAAAGTTGATTATACTTTATATAAAGAGATTTATAAAGATATCTATAAAGGTAATGAATTTTGGCAAAACTTAGATGTTGAGTTAAGTGGTGTATATAATTGGAATCCTTCTTCTACATATATACAAGCTTTACAAATAATAAGTGAAAGAGATGCTAAACATAATTTTGAAATAGAAGATGCTGAAATTTTATCCTTATTTGGTGATTATATCTCTACAGAGCAAATTTTGCCTTCTAAAAATATATCTTTATATTCACCTACAGCTAGATATCTAGAAGAAAAAGGTGTAAAATCATTTGAGTATAATGATTTTGAAAGTCGATGTGGAAATTTTGAAGTTATGATAAGAAACCTTTTTGATACAAGTTCAATTAAGAATTTAATGATATCAAAAGAGGGTGCTTATACAATAGATTATGAAAATAGTGAGATTGTTCCAATTTTTGAAAAAGCCTTAAAATCAAAAAGCAAAAATATTTCACAAATTATAATTGCTGGAAAAGAGTTTGGAAAAGGGAAAACAAAATATTGGGCAATAAGAGCTTTAAAAATTATTGGAGTAGAAGTTATACTTGCAAAATCTTTTGATGAAAAATATAGAAAGCACTTGATTAATTTTGGTATTTTACCTTTAGAGTTTATAGATGATGATATTGAATCTTTAAAATTAAAAGGTGATGAAAAATTTACAATTACAAGTGAGAATATAAAAGAAAAATCTATTCTTGATGCAACTATAAAAAAAGGAAATATTGATATCTCAATAGAGTTAAAATGTAGATTGGATAATTTTGAAGAGATAAAGCACTACAAAGAGGGTGGAGTTTTAAATCTTTTATTTAAAAATATTTTAAATGATTCTTTATAA
- a CDS encoding TetR/AcrR family transcriptional regulator — MNKSSKYHHGNLKEEMLQLSLETISKEGIEVLTLKFLGDKLGTSRSAIYRHFSSKHDLIQNVIAYGFNLFEEALIPTLNKTNGTVLERLYSMGDSYLNFAIKNQNLYRVLFGEKYQDIRETTCTLANENIEDSFTLLIMLLEEGKEKEILKIENSFLQAQTIHALIHGIAILYIDGHINIKKNIKELYKISFDSLINGIKK; from the coding sequence TTGAATAAATCATCAAAATATCACCATGGAAATCTAAAAGAAGAGATGTTGCAACTATCTTTAGAGACTATTTCAAAAGAAGGAATAGAGGTTTTAACCTTAAAGTTTTTAGGTGATAAACTTGGTACTTCAAGAAGTGCAATATATAGACACTTTTCTTCAAAACACGATTTAATACAAAATGTAATCGCTTATGGATTTAATCTTTTTGAAGAAGCCTTGATTCCTACTTTAAATAAAACAAATGGAACAGTATTGGAAAGATTATATTCTATGGGTGATTCTTATTTAAACTTTGCAATAAAAAATCAAAATTTGTATAGGGTTTTATTTGGAGAGAAATATCAAGATATAAGAGAAACTACTTGTACTCTTGCCAATGAAAATATTGAAGATAGTTTTACACTTTTAATAATGTTATTAGAAGAGGGGAAAGAGAAAGAGATTTTAAAAATAGAAAACTCTTTTTTACAAGCTCAAACTATTCATGCTTTAATTCATGGCATAGCAATCTTATATATAGATGGACATATTAACATTAAAAAAAATATAAAAGAGTTGTATAAAATCTCTTTTGATTCATTAATTAATGGAATAAAAAAGTAA
- a CDS encoding NAD(P)H-dependent oxidoreductase, translating into MKNILIVLAHPNDKSLNHYIASLIKDEMSKKNDVEFIDLYKSEYQQGFYSLEDKQTKEKTYYQEKISKADEIIFVFPYWWGSIPAILKNWIDWNFSTNFAYKYENSRPVGLLKNKKVTVFTTTGAPKFYYAITGANRRLKNMWKEQIINFCGMELLSFNIFEGIDTKLKNIDKIKNNVINIINR; encoded by the coding sequence ATGAAGAATATATTAATAGTATTAGCTCATCCAAATGATAAATCATTAAACCACTACATTGCATCTCTTATAAAAGATGAGATGTCAAAAAAAAATGATGTAGAATTTATAGATTTATATAAATCAGAATATCAACAAGGATTTTATAGCTTAGAAGACAAACAGACAAAAGAGAAAACATATTATCAAGAAAAGATTTCTAAAGCTGATGAAATAATATTTGTATTTCCATATTGGTGGGGTTCAATTCCAGCTATATTAAAAAACTGGATAGATTGGAATTTTTCTACGAATTTCGCATATAAATATGAAAACTCTAGACCTGTTGGACTTCTAAAAAATAAAAAAGTTACAGTATTCACAACTACAGGTGCTCCAAAATTTTATTACGCAATAACAGGTGCAAATAGAAGACTTAAAAATATGTGGAAAGAGCAAATTATAAACTTTTGTGGTATGGAATTATTAAGTTTTAATATTTTTGAAGGGATTGATACAAAACTAAAAAATATAGATAAAATAAAAAATAATGTGATTAATATAATAAATAGATAA
- the uvrA gene encoding excinuclease ABC subunit UvrA, with product MQDTIKIYNAKENNLKNINLEIPKNKLVVFTGLSGSGKSTLAFDTLYAEGQRRYIESLSAYARQFLDKVGKPDVERIEGLTPAIAIDQKTTSKNPRSTVGTITEVYDYFRLLYARVGNQHCHKCGQPISQMSASDVIEQVLSLPENSKIVILAPLVNRKKGTFADLLESLRGKGYVRAMIDGVMVRLDEDIELSKTQMHTIKVVIDRVVVKDENRDRIAQDVEKGLKESFGELEVEVMNNQEVGCEKHIHYSEHMACFDCKISFEPLEPLSFSFNSPKGACPSCDGLGIRYALDMKKVVNEELPLEDGAIKIIYGFNKGYYFKMLIAYCEAASIDITIPFKELPAHQQKSVLHGGIEEAKFTWKKHRLTRKWEGVVKIAYDMIKDEKDMAEFMTEKICSDCNGNRLKPSSQSVFVAQKTISDIINKPIEEAHAFFQDEKNFEYFNEQEKMISAPILKEIKERIFFLNDVGLGYITLGRDARTISGGEAQRIRVASQIGSGLTGVMYVLDEPSIGLHERDTNKLIKTLKALQEKGNSVIVVEHDKETIEAADFVVDIGPKAGKYGGEIVFAGTLDEMHKAKTLTAKYVNGDKKIDYVHNRPQEEFIEIQNVNINNIKNLDVKIPLKNLVSITGVSGSGKSSLILQTLLPVAKELLNHAKRVKKVDGVSIEGLEKLDKVIYLDQSPIGRTPRSNPATYTGLMDEIRTLFTKTKEAQLRGYKIGRFSFNVKGGRCEKCQGEGEIKIEMHFLPDIMVKCDDCQGTRYNAQTLEILYKGKNISDVLNMSVDEALEFFTKVPKIKAKLQTLSDVGLGYITLGQNAVTLSGGEAQRIKLSKELSKKDTGNTLYVLDEPTTGLHFADVDRLTKVLHHLVEVGNSVLVIEHNLDIIKNSDWVIDIGPEGGSKGGKIVDEGTPEQLAKNYKKSASYTGYYLDKEINKN from the coding sequence ATGCAAGATACAATCAAAATATATAACGCAAAAGAAAATAACTTAAAAAATATTAATTTAGAGATACCAAAAAATAAACTTGTTGTATTTACTGGACTTTCAGGGTCTGGTAAATCAACACTCGCTTTTGATACTTTATATGCAGAGGGGCAAAGAAGATATATAGAATCACTTTCAGCTTATGCTAGACAATTCTTAGACAAAGTAGGAAAACCTGATGTAGAAAGAATTGAAGGTTTAACACCTGCCATTGCAATTGATCAAAAAACTACTTCTAAAAATCCAAGGTCTACAGTTGGAACTATTACTGAAGTATATGACTACTTTAGACTTTTATATGCAAGAGTTGGTAATCAACACTGTCACAAATGTGGACAACCAATCTCTCAAATGAGTGCCTCTGATGTAATTGAACAAGTATTATCTTTGCCTGAAAATTCTAAAATTGTAATCTTAGCTCCATTAGTAAATAGAAAAAAAGGAACCTTTGCTGACTTACTTGAAAGTCTTAGAGGAAAAGGTTACGTAAGAGCCATGATTGATGGAGTTATGGTAAGGCTTGATGAAGATATTGAACTTTCAAAAACTCAAATGCATACAATAAAAGTTGTAATAGATAGAGTTGTTGTAAAAGATGAAAATAGAGATAGAATTGCACAAGATGTTGAAAAAGGTTTAAAAGAAAGCTTTGGAGAATTAGAAGTTGAAGTTATGAACAATCAAGAGGTTGGTTGTGAGAAACATATCCACTACTCTGAACATATGGCATGTTTTGATTGTAAAATCTCTTTTGAACCATTAGAGCCTTTATCTTTCTCTTTTAACTCACCTAAAGGTGCTTGTCCTTCATGTGATGGATTAGGAATAAGATATGCTTTAGATATGAAAAAAGTAGTAAATGAAGAGTTACCACTTGAAGATGGTGCCATTAAAATCATTTATGGTTTCAATAAAGGATATTATTTTAAAATGTTAATTGCCTACTGTGAGGCAGCTTCAATAGATATTACTATTCCTTTTAAAGAGTTACCAGCTCACCAACAAAAATCGGTTTTACATGGTGGTATAGAAGAAGCAAAATTTACTTGGAAAAAACATAGACTTACAAGAAAATGGGAAGGTGTTGTAAAAATTGCCTATGATATGATAAAAGATGAAAAAGATATGGCTGAGTTTATGACTGAAAAAATCTGTTCTGATTGTAATGGAAACAGATTAAAGCCCTCTTCTCAAAGTGTTTTTGTAGCACAAAAAACCATCTCAGATATTATCAATAAACCCATCGAAGAAGCCCATGCCTTTTTCCAAGATGAAAAAAACTTTGAATACTTTAATGAGCAAGAAAAGATGATTTCAGCTCCTATTTTAAAAGAGATTAAAGAAAGAATCTTCTTTTTAAATGATGTTGGTCTTGGATATATTACTTTAGGAAGAGATGCAAGAACAATTTCTGGTGGAGAAGCACAAAGAATCCGTGTAGCTTCACAAATTGGTTCAGGACTTACAGGGGTTATGTATGTATTAGATGAACCATCAATTGGATTACATGAAAGGGATACAAACAAACTTATTAAAACACTAAAAGCTTTACAAGAAAAAGGTAACAGTGTTATTGTTGTTGAACACGACAAAGAGACTATTGAAGCAGCAGATTTTGTAGTTGATATTGGACCAAAAGCTGGAAAATATGGTGGAGAGATTGTATTTGCTGGAACTTTAGATGAGATGCATAAAGCAAAAACACTGACAGCTAAATATGTAAATGGTGATAAAAAAATAGATTATGTTCACAACAGACCTCAAGAAGAGTTTATTGAGATTCAAAATGTAAATATAAACAATATCAAAAACCTTGATGTAAAAATTCCACTTAAAAACCTTGTTTCTATTACTGGTGTTTCAGGTAGTGGTAAATCATCACTTATTTTACAAACACTTTTACCTGTGGCAAAAGAGCTTTTAAACCATGCAAAAAGAGTTAAAAAAGTTGATGGTGTAAGTATTGAAGGTTTAGAAAAACTTGACAAAGTTATATATTTAGATCAAAGTCCTATTGGAAGAACTCCTAGAAGTAACCCTGCAACATATACAGGATTAATGGATGAGATTAGAACACTTTTTACAAAAACAAAAGAGGCACAACTAAGAGGTTATAAAATTGGTAGATTCTCTTTTAATGTAAAAGGTGGAAGATGTGAGAAGTGTCAAGGTGAAGGTGAAATAAAAATTGAGATGCACTTTTTACCAGATATTATGGTTAAATGTGATGATTGTCAAGGTACAAGATATAATGCCCAAACTCTTGAAATCCTATATAAAGGTAAAAACATCTCTGATGTACTTAATATGAGTGTAGATGAAGCTTTAGAATTCTTTACAAAAGTGCCTAAAATAAAAGCAAAACTTCAAACACTATCAGATGTAGGACTTGGATATATTACTTTAGGACAAAATGCAGTAACACTTTCAGGTGGTGAAGCCCAAAGAATAAAACTAAGTAAAGAGTTAAGTAAAAAAGACACAGGAAACACTTTATATGTTCTTGATGAGCCAACAACTGGTCTTCACTTTGCAGATGTTGATAGATTAACAAAAGTATTGCACCACTTAGTTGAAGTTGGAAACTCAGTACTTGTAATTGAACACAATCTTGATATTATTAAAAACTCAGATTGGGTTATAGATATAGGACCTGAAGGTGGAAGTAAAGGTGGTAAAATAGTTGATGAAGGTACACCTGAACAATTAGCTAAAAACTATAAAAAAAGTGCTTCATATACAGGTTACTATTTAGATAAAGAGATAAACAAAAATTGA
- a CDS encoding DUF309 domain-containing protein produces MTKIEEFIEVVKQGKYVQAHEILEDDWRFYRKKGLKPEEKAIQGLINGATALALFFIKKRPTSYEKVWKVFEKYEHYLNIANLENIEKYIEAKELLLKINSTIKK; encoded by the coding sequence TTGACAAAAATTGAAGAGTTTATTGAGGTTGTAAAACAAGGTAAATATGTCCAAGCCCATGAGATTTTAGAGGATGATTGGCGATTTTATAGAAAAAAAGGTTTAAAACCTGAAGAAAAAGCCATACAAGGATTAATAAATGGTGCTACAGCTTTAGCACTATTTTTTATAAAAAAAAGACCAACAAGTTATGAAAAAGTTTGGAAAGTATTTGAAAAATATGAGCATTATCTTAATATTGCCAATTTAGAAAACATAGAAAAATATATAGAAGCAAAAGAACTACTTCTGAAGATTAACTCTACAATAAAAAAGTAA
- a CDS encoding CNNM domain-containing protein, which translates to MEFLIFLFIIVIGTSFLCSVLESVILSTNYTYISVIEEKTPATGKLLKDLKTDIDKSIASILILNTIANTLGATAIGVQAQNVFEGDKTLVMVISIILTFAILFFAEIIPKTIGAVFWKELAPISARIIRVCVFITYPIILVTQFVTKKIKGKDSSETLSREELIHTTLLSEEEGVIGDLESDIIENTLTLHEIKIKDILTPRSVMYAVEKNTTIKDILDDKRTFKFSRVPVYEDTIDNIIGIVLTKKLFKQAVRDSSATLESIMKPVFTLNENIPVGKALNKFIQKKEHMFIVLDNYDQTEGIITLEDCIETLLGLEIMDESDTTADMRRLALNKMKAKRRERGLKQRD; encoded by the coding sequence ATGGAATTTTTAATATTTCTTTTTATCATTGTAATAGGCACATCGTTCTTATGTTCCGTTTTAGAATCTGTTATTCTATCAACAAACTATACTTATATATCTGTAATTGAAGAAAAAACACCAGCTACTGGTAAACTTCTTAAAGATTTAAAAACAGATATTGATAAATCGATAGCTTCAATACTTATTTTAAATACTATTGCCAACACTTTAGGTGCAACAGCAATTGGGGTTCAAGCTCAAAATGTATTTGAAGGCGATAAAACACTAGTAATGGTTATTTCAATTATATTAACATTTGCAATTTTATTTTTTGCAGAAATTATCCCAAAAACAATTGGAGCTGTATTTTGGAAAGAATTAGCACCAATCTCTGCAAGAATAATTAGAGTTTGTGTTTTCATTACTTACCCAATTATTTTAGTTACTCAATTTGTTACAAAAAAAATCAAAGGTAAAGATAGTAGTGAAACTTTATCAAGAGAGGAATTAATCCATACAACTCTACTTAGTGAAGAGGAAGGTGTTATTGGAGATTTAGAATCTGATATTATAGAAAATACTCTAACATTACATGAGATTAAAATAAAAGATATTTTAACTCCAAGATCTGTAATGTATGCAGTTGAAAAAAATACTACAATTAAAGATATTCTTGATGATAAAAGAACTTTTAAGTTTTCAAGAGTACCTGTTTATGAAGATACAATTGATAATATAATTGGTATTGTTTTAACAAAAAAACTTTTCAAACAAGCAGTTAGAGATAGTAGTGCAACACTTGAATCAATTATGAAACCAGTGTTTACTTTAAATGAAAATATTCCTGTAGGAAAAGCATTAAATAAATTTATCCAAAAGAAAGAACATATGTTTATTGTTCTTGATAATTATGACCAAACAGAAGGTATCATAACTTTAGAAGATTGTATTGAAACTCTTCTTGGATTAGAAATCATGGATGAATCTGATACAACAGCTGATATGAGAAGATTAGCACTAAATAAAATGAAAGCAAAAAGAAGAGAAAGAGGATTAAAACAAAGAGATTAA
- a CDS encoding pyridoxamine 5'-phosphate oxidase family protein — MLKDYIDKFKSTTISTLDENTAPFTSYAPFIKNKSKYYVYISSMAKHYHNLELNPLASLFFIEDESLCDNIFGRKRVVLQCKVKKLKRDKERFESLAKQFEDKHGSTMKMLKTMKDFSFFEFSPYYGEAIFGFGEAYNIGGENFDELIQRENQKGHNK, encoded by the coding sequence ATGCTAAAAGATTATATTGATAAATTTAAAAGTACTACAATCTCTACACTTGATGAAAACACTGCTCCATTTACAAGTTATGCACCATTTATAAAAAATAAAAGTAAATACTATGTATATATAAGTTCAATGGCAAAACATTATCATAATTTAGAATTAAACCCCCTAGCCTCTTTATTTTTCATTGAAGATGAATCTTTATGTGATAATATTTTTGGAAGAAAGCGTGTTGTATTACAATGTAAGGTCAAAAAATTAAAAAGAGATAAAGAAAGATTTGAATCTCTAGCAAAACAGTTTGAAGATAAACATGGTTCAACTATGAAAATGTTAAAAACTATGAAAGATTTTTCTTTTTTTGAATTTTCTCCTTATTATGGAGAAGCTATATTTGGCTTTGGAGAAGCATATAATATTGGTGGTGAAAACTTTGATGAATTAATTCAAAGAGAGAATCAAAAAGGGCATAATAAATAA
- a CDS encoding MerR family transcriptional regulator — translation MALLDNNKDVLPLSSIAELLTAKARTLKMYEDKGLLPYKKEVKKLYSINDVKIISFVHYLASVKKINANGIKYITEMLESNMDEKNRKEFLDIVEKRMEKLSGVEVKDVEVI, via the coding sequence TTGGCTTTATTAGATAACAATAAAGATGTTTTACCATTAAGTAGTATAGCAGAACTACTTACTGCTAAAGCTAGAACACTAAAAATGTATGAAGATAAAGGATTACTACCTTATAAAAAAGAAGTAAAAAAATTGTATTCAATTAATGATGTAAAAATTATATCTTTTGTACATTATTTGGCAAGTGTAAAAAAGATAAATGCAAATGGTATTAAATATATTACAGAAATGTTAGAGAGTAATATGGATGAAAAAAATAGAAAAGAGTTTTTAGATATTGTTGAAAAAAGGATGGAAAAACTATCTGGAGTAGAAGTAAAAGATGTAGAAGTTATTTAG